From the Theobroma cacao cultivar B97-61/B2 chromosome 2, Criollo_cocoa_genome_V2, whole genome shotgun sequence genome, one window contains:
- the LOC18607351 gene encoding probable plastid-lipid-associated protein 4, chloroplastic isoform X2, with product MALSPNFHSIFATSQSSSNSASPKLPASHSSLTNLHFPNKTVRGNSYNLSRTSASDEKWRANVSFFPAFLNKGKDAKALKEELLEAIAPLDRGADATLEDQQRVDQIARKLEAVSPTKEPLKSDLLNGKWVLIYTTSKSILQTQRPKFLRSTANYQAINTDTLRAQNMESWPFFNQVTADLTPLNARKVAVKFDSFKIGGLIPIRAPGRARGELEITYLDEELR from the exons ATGGCCTTATCTCCAAACTTCCATTCAATTTTCGCCACCTCTCAATCCTCTTCAAACTCAGCATCTCCCAAGCTTCCCGCTTCTCACTCTTCACTTACTAACCTTCACTTCCCAAACAAAACCGTCAGAGGCAACAGCTACAACCTATCGAGGACATCAGCTTCTGATGAAAAGTGGAGGGCCAATGTCTCTTTCTTCCCTGCTTTCTTAAACAAAGGCAAGGATGCTAAGGCCCTCAAGGAAGAGCTTCTCGAGGCCATTGCACCACTTGACCGAGGAGCTGATGCCACCCTTGAAGACCAGCAGAGGGTTGATCAG ATTGCTCGCAAGCTTGAAGCAGTTAGTCCCACAAAGGAGCCTCTGAAATCGGATCTGttaaatggaaaatgggtGCTTATTTACACCACTTCCAAATCTATTTTGCAGACTCAG AGACCCAAATTCCTGAGATCAACTGCAAACTACCAAGCAATCAATACAGACACACTCAGAGCCCAAAATATGGAATCTTGGCCTTTCTTCAACCAG GTTACAGCAGATCTAACACCCTTGAATGCAAGAAAGGTGGCTGTAAAGTTTGATTCTTTCAAGATTGGAGGTCTG ATACCTATCAGGGCACCTGGAAGAGCTCGTGGTGAATTAGAGATTACATATTTGGATGAAGAACTGAGGTGA
- the LOC18607351 gene encoding probable plastid-lipid-associated protein 4, chloroplastic isoform X1 yields the protein MALSPNFHSIFATSQSSSNSASPKLPASHSSLTNLHFPNKTVRGNSYNLSRTSASDEKWRANVSFFPAFLNKGKDAKALKEELLEAIAPLDRGADATLEDQQRVDQIARKLEAVSPTKEPLKSDLLNGKWVLIYTTSKSILQTQRPKFLRSTANYQAINTDTLRAQNMESWPFFNQVTADLTPLNARKVAVKFDSFKIGGLIPIRAPGRARGELEITYLDEELRISRGDKGNLFILKMVDPSYRVPV from the exons ATGGCCTTATCTCCAAACTTCCATTCAATTTTCGCCACCTCTCAATCCTCTTCAAACTCAGCATCTCCCAAGCTTCCCGCTTCTCACTCTTCACTTACTAACCTTCACTTCCCAAACAAAACCGTCAGAGGCAACAGCTACAACCTATCGAGGACATCAGCTTCTGATGAAAAGTGGAGGGCCAATGTCTCTTTCTTCCCTGCTTTCTTAAACAAAGGCAAGGATGCTAAGGCCCTCAAGGAAGAGCTTCTCGAGGCCATTGCACCACTTGACCGAGGAGCTGATGCCACCCTTGAAGACCAGCAGAGGGTTGATCAG ATTGCTCGCAAGCTTGAAGCAGTTAGTCCCACAAAGGAGCCTCTGAAATCGGATCTGttaaatggaaaatgggtGCTTATTTACACCACTTCCAAATCTATTTTGCAGACTCAG AGACCCAAATTCCTGAGATCAACTGCAAACTACCAAGCAATCAATACAGACACACTCAGAGCCCAAAATATGGAATCTTGGCCTTTCTTCAACCAG GTTACAGCAGATCTAACACCCTTGAATGCAAGAAAGGTGGCTGTAAAGTTTGATTCTTTCAAGATTGGAGGTCTG ATACCTATCAGGGCACCTGGAAGAGCTCGTGGTGAATTAGAGATTACATATTTGGATGAAGAACTGAG GATATCCAGAGGTGATAAAGGGAACTTGTTCATCTTGAAAATGGTTGATCCATCTTACCGCGTCCCTGTCTAA